The following proteins are encoded in a genomic region of Primulina huaijiensis isolate GDHJ02 chromosome 3, ASM1229523v2, whole genome shotgun sequence:
- the LOC140972981 gene encoding SMR domain-containing protein At5g58720 isoform X2 has product MNHTKKKKKRQRVSGKENGGVQAASCKFTDEKDQRNLRNLLMAFSSVSLKEVHTAYKEAKGDPDVAAKILANFVESAAREDQSTTCSSSSGNDNVGSSSSSFASEVFGDANEFQQVGFNRKSKPKSKKVIAAAGTVSTVLGKDYVRSAPKKGPSKLKGFHEESLNRKEAEKFLCSMLGEECELSSAIVSDVLGQCGDDLEKALDVLLELSATSKEQLTDRTLDSNLHSSEIKLKDNPWFTGNHCRDLPKVTGSSESHVSTEMGYLKSEIPQQLLESLFNMPTPKTAEHEPSTMNWRNVVKKMTSLGQRSEPGEGEQRKPLQGKGDEYLALRATAKQHWESMKSYYQKATTAFANGEKEHAAYLSEQGRSHNKMAREADEKASQDIFTARNKSIENEITIDLHGQHVQQAMRLLKLHLLFGAYVRSVRSFKVITGSGSHGLGKSKVKSAVINLLKKEGIEWSEVNQGMLFVRLDGQRDFGFLDSDSDI; this is encoded by the exons ATGAACCAcacaaagaagaagaagaagagacaGAGAGTTTCTGGAAAGGAGAATGGGGGTGTTCAAGCTGCATCATGTAAATTTACAGATGAAAAAGACCAGAGGAATTTGAGAAATTTATTGATGGCTTTTAGTTCTGTGTCTCTGAAAGAAGTTCATACAGCTTACAAAGAAGCGAAGGGGGATCCCGACGTTGCTGCTAAAATTCTTGCCAATTTTGTTGAGAGTGCAGCGAGGGAGGATCAGAGCACAACATGCTCAAGCTCCAGTGGGAATGACAACGTGGGTTCAAGCTCGAGTTCATTTGCATCAGAAGTTTTTGGTGATGCTAATGAATTCCAGCAGGTTGGGTTTAACCGGAAGAGTAAGCCCAAGTCGAAGAAAGTCATTGCTGCTGCAGGCACTGTGTCGACGGTGTTGGGCAAAGACTATGTCCGTTCTGCTCCGAAGAAGGGCCCTTCTAAATTGAAGGGATTTCACGAGGAGAGTTTGAACAGGAAGGAAGCTGAAAAGTTCTTATGTTCGATGCTTGGTGAAGAGTGTGAACTAAGCTCGGCTATAGTTAGCGATGTATTAG GTCAATGCGGAGATGACCTGGAGAAG GCTTTAGATGTGCTGCTTGAGTTATCAGCTACCTCAAAAGAGCAG CTAACTGACAGAACACTTGACTCAAATCTCCATTCATCTGAAATTAAACTTAAGGACAATCCTTGGTTTACAGGAAATCATTGCAG aGATCTTCCAAAAGTTACCGGATCTAGTGAATCTCACGTTTCAACAGAGATGGGATATTTGAAGTCAGAGATTCCACAGCAGTTATTGGAGTCCTTGTTTAACATGCCGACTCCCAAGACTGCTGAACACGAACCAAGCACCATGAACTGGAGAAATGTTGTTAAGAAAATGACATCCCTCGGTCAAAGGTCTGAACCTGGTGAGGGTGAACAACGGAAGCCTCTCCAAG GTAAAGGAGACGAATATTTGGCACTCAGAGCTACTGCAAAGCAGCACTGGGAGTCAATGAAATCTTACTATCAGAAG GCTACAACTGCTTTTGCAAATGGAGAGAAGGAACACGCTGCTTATCTCTCTGAGCAG GGTAGGTCACATAATAAAATGGCTCGCGAAGCAGATGAGAAAGCTAGCCAGGACATATTTACTGCTAG AAACAAAAGTATAGAAAACGAGATAACAATTGATCTGCATGGACAACACGTTCAACAAGCAATGAGGCTTTTGAAGCTCCACCTTCTGTTTGGAGCATACGTTCGCT CTGTGCGGTCATTCAAAGTTATCACTGGAAGTGGGAGCCATGGTTTGGGCAAATCGAAGGTGAAAAGTGCG GTCATTAATCTTCTAAAGAAAGAAGGTATAGAGTGGTCAGAAGTGAACCAGGGAATGTTGTTCGTAAGGCTCGATGGACAGAGAGATTTTGGCTTCCTAGATTCTGATAGTGATATATGA
- the LOC140972983 gene encoding protein SMAX1-LIKE 6-like, with translation MPTPVSVARQCLAEEAAATLDDAVAVAKRRSHPQTTSLHAISALLALPSSSLREACTRVRSSACPPRLHFRALELCVGVALDKVSACKSSGEDPPVSNSLMAAIKRSQANQRRHPDTFHLYQQQLSTNYSTQTSISVVKVELRHFVVSILDDPIVSRVFSDAGFRTNELKLAVINPLTTSRFSMIPRCPPLFQWGLSDLESKDRGPNFLSCKTAAEIGDENSRRVGEILAKGDKRNPLMIGVCAKDALSNFMEGLKKGETGFLPKQIDGLSLISVDHEFSKFINKDISEEMMELKFKELDDMSKNCHGTGMIVNCGDLNPFVDAESVNSVNILISRLKSLLSSSKGKLWVIGFLAGDDDYKKLLERFPCIDMELDLQMLPITSSKPSASGGNFFKSSLMGSFVPFGGFFPMPSEQETQGSHATQSSSLCNLCNEKYEQEVSVLKRTPIDADYHSTNLSSWLPMAECETSKRSDTLEAQDDKTLLDFRVMVLHRKWSGICQQLHRTCTSQDTISEAELRTFSIPPSHNVPTRKHSFQVGSVLSRSISPGTPSEFLNCSSSKPKFSSPNALESGANVLVEVPAQSLEMDALPNPSCSQQQTIIPTSDISLTTDLGLGTLYASNREGRSRPNLQEQSFYKLPITHENTSGQEMQAYTKGLEYPWKILSEKICWQFEAIQTIGRTLFCCRDGDSRHQCPKKGNHWLSFLGPDKVAKRKIAATLAEIVFGGSEHFLSLDLSSQDATSLSYPGSIFYSYNSIYHDLKSERKMIVDCLADELRKRPFSVILLENIEKADFLVQNSLSQAVKTGKFPDSHGRDISINKVIFVIASRVLKSGEDLIFREAVSEFSEEKILQARNLQMQILIGSVHGDINSPTTVSVTPSNGVYKRKLANPESTKSVISKRSRQFSRSIIDLNLPVEDMDEDIDICRSHDESGNSENSEVWLEELLIHVDENVVFEPFDFDSLAKKILKDIDVGLQRTVGTKILLEIDQEVMVQILAAAWLMERENALEDWIEQVLFPSIKKARQRYNATSDFVLKLVSCDGLVVEEQAPGVCLPARVIVN, from the exons ATGCCTACGCCGGTGAGTGTAGCACGCCAATGCTTAGCTGAGGAGGCAGCGGCTACTTTAGATGATGCCGTCGCGGTGGCTAAGCGGCGGAGCCACCCGCAGACAACGTCGTTACATGCTATCTCTGCTCTGCTGGCTCTACCATCCTCGAGTCTCCGTGAAGCGTGTACACGGGTCAGGAGCAGCGCGTGCCCGCCACGCCTTCATTTCCGGGCTCTGGAGCTCTGTGTTGGAGTGGCCCTCGACAAGGTTTCGGCTTGTAAATCCTCCGGTGAGGATCCGCCTGTTTCGAATTCTTTAATGGCTGCGATCAAGAGGTCTCAAGCCAATCAGAGACGGCACCCCGACACCTTCCATCTGTATCAGCAGCAATTGAGTACGAATTATTCGACTCAGACGTCGATTTCTGTTGTGAAAGTTGAATTGAGGCATTTTGTTGTCTCCATTTTGGATGATCCGATCGTTAGTAGGGTTTTCTCTGATGCTGGTTTTCGAACCAACGAGTTAAAATTGGCCGTTATAAACCCGCTCACCACGTCGAGATTCTCGATGATTCCTCGCTGCCCGCCTCTATTTCAGTGGGGGTTGAGCGATTTAGAATCGAAAGATCGCGGCCCTAATTTTCTATCATGCAAGACTGCTGCAGAAATCGGTGACGAGAATTCACGACGAGTTGGAGAAATTCTTGCGAAGGGAGATAAGAGAAATCCACTAATGATTGGTGTTTGTGCTAAAGATGCGTTAAGTAACTTCATGGAAGGTTTGAAGAAAGGTGAAACAGGATTTTTGCCGAAACAAATCGATGGGCTGAGCTTGATCTCTGTCGACCATGAGTTTTCTAAGTTTATCAACAAAGATATAAGTGAAGAAATGATGGAATTGAAGTTCAAAGAGTTGGACGACATGTCTAAGAATTGCCATGGAACCGGGATGATTGTGAACTGTGGGGATCTTAACCCTTTTGTGGATGCCGAATCTGTAAATTCTGTGAATATTTTGATTTCACGGCTGAAAAGTTTGTTGAGCAGCTCAAAAGGGAAATTGTGGGTGATTGGTTTCTTGGCAGGTGATGATGATTATAAAAAACTATTAGAGCGGTTTCCTTGTATTGACATGGAGTTGGATCTGCAAATGCTGCCCATTACTTCTTCCAAACCTTCCGCAAGTggaggaaatttttttaaatccag CTTGATGGGGTCGTTTGTTCCATTTGGTGGATTCTTTCCCATGCCATCGGAACAAGAAACCCAAGGCTCCCATGCAACTCAATCTTCAAGCCTTTGCAACTTATGCAATGAAAAGTATGAACAAGAAGTTTCCGTTCTGAAGAGAACACCCATTGATGCAGATTATCACTCGACTAATCTATCTTCTTGGTTGCCAATGGCTGAATGCGAGACAAGCAAGAGATCGGATACATTAGAG GCCCAAGATGACAAAACTCTATTGGATTTTAGAGTTATGGTGCTTCATAGAAAATGGAGTGGCATCTGCCAGCAGCTTCATCGCACTTGTACATCTCAAGATACTATTTCTGAAGCCGAGTTACGAACTTTTAGCATTCCACCATCTCATAATGTTCCTACTAGGAAACACAGTTTTCAGGTTGGTTCAGTATTGAGTAGAAGCATAAGTCCTGGCACACCTTCAGAATTTCTAAATTGCTCTTCCTCCAAGCCAAAGTTTTCTAGTCCCAATGCACTGGAATCTGGTGCAAATGTATTAGTTGAGGTACCAGCACAAAGCTTGGAGATGGATGCTCTTCCAAACCCTTCCTGTTCTCAGCAACAGACGATAATACCTACCTCTGATATTTCTTTGACCACCGATTTGGGGCTTGGAACACTTTATGCTTCTAATAGAGAAGGAAGAAGTAGACCCAACTTGCAAGAGCAGAGTTTCTATAAATTGCCTATAACCCATGAGAATACCTCCGGTCAAGAAATGCAAGCGTATACAAAAGGCCTTGAGTATCCGTGGAAAATTCTGTCCGAGAAAATTTGCTGGCAGTTTGAAGCCATTCAAACTATTGGTCGAACTTTATTCTGTTGTAGAGATGGAGATTCAAGACATCAATGTCCGAAAAAGGGAAATCATTGGCTCAGCTTTCTGGGACCTGATAAAGTGGCTAAGAGAAAAATAGCCGCCACACTTGCTGAGATAGTTTTTGGCGGATCGGAACACTTTCTATCTTTGGATCTGAGCTCTCAGGATGCAACTAGCCTCTCTTACCCTGGCTCGATTTTTTATagttataattcaatatatcaTGACTTGAAATCTGAAAGGAAAATGATAGTTGATTGCCTTGCTGACGAGTTGCGCAAGCGTCCTTTTTCTGTTATACTTCTGGAAAACATAGAAAAGGCAGATTTCTTAGTCCAGAATAGTTTATCTCAAGCTGTCAAAACTGGAAAATTTCCGGATTCCCATGGTAGAGACATCAGTATCAACAAAGTTATCTTTGTCATTGCTTCAAGGGTTTTAAAGTCTGGTGAAGATCTTATTTTTAGGGAAGCAGTATCTGAATTTTctgaagaaaaaatattacagGCCAGAAATCTGCAAATGCAAATTTTGATTGGATCTGTCCACGGAGATATCAATAGTCCAACAACTGTTTCTGTTACTCCGAGCAATGGTGTGTATAAAAGGAAATTGGCGAATCCTGAGTCTACCAAGTCTGTGATATCAAAACGCTCTCGCCAATTTTCAAGATCcattattgatttaaatttacCCGTCGAGGATATGGATGAGGACATTGATATTTGCAGAAGCCATGATGAGAGTGGTAACTCGGAAAATTCAGAGGTATGGTTGGAAGAATTGCTTATTCATGTTGACGAAAACGTGGTCTTCGAACCGTTTGACTTTGATTCGcttgcaaagaaaatattgaaggaCATTGATGTAGGATTACAAAGAACAGTTGGAACCAAGATTTTACTGGAAATTGATCAAGAAGTTATGGTTCAAATACTAGCAGCAGCTTGGTTAATGGAGAGGGAAAACGCATTGGAAGATTGGATTGAACAAGTTCTTTTTCCGAGCATAAAGAAAGCACGACAAAGGTACAACGCCACTTCAgattttgtattaaaattagtttcatGTGATGGCCTTGTTGTGGAAGAGCAGGCTCCTGGAGTGTGCCTCCCTGCAAGAGTCATTGTGAACTGA
- the LOC140972984 gene encoding probable pyridoxal 5'-phosphate synthase subunit PDX1, which produces MSGSGVVTVYGNGAITETSKQSPFSVKVGLAQMLRGGVIMDVVNAEQARIAEEAGACAVMALERVPADIRAQGGVARMSDPQLIKEIKQAVTIPVMAKARIGHFVEAQILEAIGIDYVDESEVLTPADDENHINKHNFRIPFVCGCRNLGEALRRIREGAAMIRTKGEAGTGNIIEAVRHVRSVMGDIRVLRNMDDDEVFTFAKKIQAPYDLVMQTKQLGRLPVVHFAAGGVATPADAALMMQLGCDGVFVGSGVFKSGDPALRARAIVQAVTHYSDPQVLADVSCGLGEAMVGINLNDDKVERYANRSE; this is translated from the coding sequence ATGTCCGGAAGTGGAGTCGTCACCGTTTATGGCAACGGCGCAATTACGGAGACTTCCAAACAGTCTCCCTTCTCCGTCAAGGTGGGCCTTGCCCAGATGCTCCGCGGCGGCGTCATCATGGACGTTGTTAATGCCGAGCAAGCCCGTATCGCCGAGGAAGCAGGTGCGTGCGCTGTCATGGCTTTAGAACGCGTGCCGGCGGATATCAGGGCTCAAGGTGGGGTGGCGCGTATGTCGGATCCCCAGCTAATTAAGGAGATTAAACAGGCGGTCACCATCCCCGTCATGGCTAAGGCTCGAATTGGCCATTTCGTGGAGGCCCAGATCCTTGAAGCTATTGGAATAGACTATGTCGATGAATCCGAAGTGCTGACCCCCGCGGACGATGAGAACCACATCAACAAGCACAACTTCCGCATTCCCTTCGTGTGCGGCTGCCGCAACCTTGGGGAGGCGCTGCGTCGTATCCGCGAGGGTGCTGCTATGATACGCACCAAGGGGGAGGCTGGTACGGGAAACATCATCGAGGCTGTGCGCCACGTGCGCTCCGTGATGGGCGACATCCGCGTCCTCCGTAACATGGACGATGACGAGGTCTTCACCTTCGCGAAGAAGATCCAGGCACCGTACGACCTTGTGATGCAGACCAAGCAGCTGGGCAGGCTTCCTGTGGTCCACTTCGCCGCTGGTGGTGTGGCTACTCCCGCAGACGCAGCGCTGATGATGCAACTGGGATGCGACGGCGTATTCGTCGGCTCTGGCGTGTTCAAGAGCGGTGACCCAGCACTTCGTGCGCGTGCAATTGTTCAAGCAGTCACCCACTACAGCGACCCGCAGGTGCTGGCCGATGTGAGTTGCGGCCTTGGGGAAGCTATGGTGGGGATTAACCTCAACGATGATAAGGTCGAGAGGTACGCCAATAGGTCCGAGTGA
- the LOC140974645 gene encoding uncharacterized protein — protein MSLRKAGLESCVLSTIPRFVFQEEKQEGEQCDHGLECVICLSPFENGQVGRRLPSCDHAFHVECIDMWLQTHATCPICRASAVHVSSQPPKDGVGPPQESAQRPSDLREMSGEVSSRLECAIFFCHFFSEFWVKGIGKQRKSLHYKGSAMHRIIPSFMIQGGDFTLGDGRGGESIYGEKFADENFKIKHTGPGLLSMANAGPDTNGSQFFITTVTASWLDGRHVVFGKVLSGMDVVYKMKAESWQSGTPKTKVVVVDSGELPL, from the exons ATGAGTCTAAGAAAGGCCGGTCTCGAGTCTTGTGTGCTATCGACGATACCTCGATTTGTTTTCCAAGAAGAAAAGCAAGAGGGGGAGCAATGTGATCATGGCTTGGAATGCGTCATTTGCTTGAGCCCATTTGAGAATGGACAAGTTGGGAGGAGGTTGCCATCTTGTGATCACGCCTTCCATGTCGAGTGCATTGATATGTGGTTGCAAACGCATGCAACGTGCCCGATTTGTCGAGCCTCGGCCGTGCATGTGTCATCGCAGCCGCCGAAGGATGGAGTAGGTCCTCCCCAAGAATCAGCGCAGAGGCCTTCGGATTTGAGGGAGATGAGCGGTGAGGTTTCCAGTAGATTGGAA TGTGCAATTTTTTTCTGTCATTTCTTTTCTGAATTCTGGGTAAAGGGCATTGGGAAACAAAGGAAGTCTCTGCATTACAAGGGAAGCGCAATGCACAGAATCATACCCAGCTTCATGATTCAAGGAGGTGACTTTACTCTGGGTGATGGAAGAGGAGGGGAATCAATCTATGGGGAGAAGTTTGctgatgaaaattttaaaatcaagcacACTGGGCCTG GACTTTTGTCAATGGCAAATGCTGGGCCCGACACCAATGGCTCTCAGTTTTTCATCACAACCGTGACAGCCAGCT GGTTGGATGGTCGTCATGTTGTCTTTGGGAAGGTCCTATCTGGAATGGACGTGGTATATAAAATGAAAGCTGaaagttggcaaagtggaacgCCAAAAACCAAAGTTGTAGTAGTCGACAGTGGTGAACTCCCCTTATAA
- the LOC140972981 gene encoding SMR domain-containing protein At5g58720 isoform X1: MNHTKKKKKRQRVSGKENGGVQAASCKFTDEKDQRNLRNLLMAFSSVSLKEVHTAYKEAKGDPDVAAKILANFVESAAREDQSTTCSSSSGNDNVGSSSSSFASEVFGDANEFQQVGFNRKSKPKSKKVIAAAGTVSTVLGKDYVRSAPKKGPSKLKGFHEESLNRKEAEKFLCSMLGEECELSSAIVSDVLGQCGDDLEKALDVLLELSATSKEQVRGHYEYAIREDAQYLPESNNSLTDRTLDSNLHSSEIKLKDNPWFTGNHCRDLPKVTGSSESHVSTEMGYLKSEIPQQLLESLFNMPTPKTAEHEPSTMNWRNVVKKMTSLGQRSEPGEGEQRKPLQGKGDEYLALRATAKQHWESMKSYYQKATTAFANGEKEHAAYLSEQGRSHNKMAREADEKASQDIFTARNKSIENEITIDLHGQHVQQAMRLLKLHLLFGAYVRSVRSFKVITGSGSHGLGKSKVKSAVINLLKKEGIEWSEVNQGMLFVRLDGQRDFGFLDSDSDI, from the exons ATGAACCAcacaaagaagaagaagaagagacaGAGAGTTTCTGGAAAGGAGAATGGGGGTGTTCAAGCTGCATCATGTAAATTTACAGATGAAAAAGACCAGAGGAATTTGAGAAATTTATTGATGGCTTTTAGTTCTGTGTCTCTGAAAGAAGTTCATACAGCTTACAAAGAAGCGAAGGGGGATCCCGACGTTGCTGCTAAAATTCTTGCCAATTTTGTTGAGAGTGCAGCGAGGGAGGATCAGAGCACAACATGCTCAAGCTCCAGTGGGAATGACAACGTGGGTTCAAGCTCGAGTTCATTTGCATCAGAAGTTTTTGGTGATGCTAATGAATTCCAGCAGGTTGGGTTTAACCGGAAGAGTAAGCCCAAGTCGAAGAAAGTCATTGCTGCTGCAGGCACTGTGTCGACGGTGTTGGGCAAAGACTATGTCCGTTCTGCTCCGAAGAAGGGCCCTTCTAAATTGAAGGGATTTCACGAGGAGAGTTTGAACAGGAAGGAAGCTGAAAAGTTCTTATGTTCGATGCTTGGTGAAGAGTGTGAACTAAGCTCGGCTATAGTTAGCGATGTATTAG GTCAATGCGGAGATGACCTGGAGAAG GCTTTAGATGTGCTGCTTGAGTTATCAGCTACCTCAAAAGAGCAGGTCCGTGGTCATTATGAATATGCCATTAGAGAAGATGCTCAGTATCTTCCTGAATCAAACAACAGC CTAACTGACAGAACACTTGACTCAAATCTCCATTCATCTGAAATTAAACTTAAGGACAATCCTTGGTTTACAGGAAATCATTGCAG aGATCTTCCAAAAGTTACCGGATCTAGTGAATCTCACGTTTCAACAGAGATGGGATATTTGAAGTCAGAGATTCCACAGCAGTTATTGGAGTCCTTGTTTAACATGCCGACTCCCAAGACTGCTGAACACGAACCAAGCACCATGAACTGGAGAAATGTTGTTAAGAAAATGACATCCCTCGGTCAAAGGTCTGAACCTGGTGAGGGTGAACAACGGAAGCCTCTCCAAG GTAAAGGAGACGAATATTTGGCACTCAGAGCTACTGCAAAGCAGCACTGGGAGTCAATGAAATCTTACTATCAGAAG GCTACAACTGCTTTTGCAAATGGAGAGAAGGAACACGCTGCTTATCTCTCTGAGCAG GGTAGGTCACATAATAAAATGGCTCGCGAAGCAGATGAGAAAGCTAGCCAGGACATATTTACTGCTAG AAACAAAAGTATAGAAAACGAGATAACAATTGATCTGCATGGACAACACGTTCAACAAGCAATGAGGCTTTTGAAGCTCCACCTTCTGTTTGGAGCATACGTTCGCT CTGTGCGGTCATTCAAAGTTATCACTGGAAGTGGGAGCCATGGTTTGGGCAAATCGAAGGTGAAAAGTGCG GTCATTAATCTTCTAAAGAAAGAAGGTATAGAGTGGTCAGAAGTGAACCAGGGAATGTTGTTCGTAAGGCTCGATGGACAGAGAGATTTTGGCTTCCTAGATTCTGATAGTGATATATGA